A portion of the Archocentrus centrarchus isolate MPI-CPG fArcCen1 chromosome 19, fArcCen1, whole genome shotgun sequence genome contains these proteins:
- the psmc5 gene encoding 26S proteasome regulatory subunit 8 isoform X3 yields MEMGDSKGGSGLRQYYLSKIEELQLTVNEKSQNLRRLQAQRNELNAKVRLLREELQLLQEQGSYVGEVVRVMDKKKVLVKVHPEGKFVVDVDKNIDINDVTPNCRVALRNDSYTLHKILPNKVDPLVSLMMVEKVPDSTYEMIGGLDKQIKEIKEVIELPVKHPELFEALGIAQPKGVLLYGPPGTGKTLLARAVAHHTDCTFIRVSGSELVQKFIGEGARMVRELFVMAREHAPSIIFMDEIDSIGSSRLEGGSGGDSEVQRTMLELLNQLDGFEATKNIKVIMATNRIDILDSALLRPGRIDRKIEFPPPNEEARLDILKIHSRKMNLTRGINLRKIAELMPGASGAEVKGVCTEAGMYALRERRVHVTQEDFEMAVAKVMQKDSEKNMSIKKLWK; encoded by the exons ATGGAGATGGGGGACAGTAAAGGTGGATCAGGTCTTCGGCAGTACTACTTATCTAAAATAGAAGAGTTGCAG TTGACAGTGAACGAAAAGAGCCAGAACCTCAGACGGCTGCAGGCACAGAGAAATGAGCTCAATGCCAAAG tgCGTCTCCTTCGTGAGGAGTTGCAGTTATTACAGGAACAGGGATCCTATGTGGGAGAAGTGGTGAGGGTTATGGACAAAAAGAAAGTGCTGGTCAAG GTGCACCCAGAAGGAAAATTTGTTGTGGATGTGGACAAGAACATTGACATCAATGAT GTGACTCCAAATTGTCGTGTAGCTCTCCGTAATGACAGCTACACCCTGCACAAGATCCTGCCTAACAAGGTGGACCCTCTGGTATCACTCATGATGGTGGAGAAGGTGCCGGACTCCACCTATGAAATGATTGGTGGCCTGGATAAGCAGATCAAGGAGATCAAAGAAGTGATCGAGCTGCCCGTCAAACACCCCGAGCTGTTCGAGGCTTTAGGCATCGCCCAGCCCAAG GGTGTGCTGCTCTATGGTCCCCCAGGTACAGGGAAGACCCTGCTGGCCAGAGCTGTGGCCCACCACACTGATTGCACCTTCATCAGGGTGTCTGGATCAGAGCTGGTCCAGAAATTTATCGGAGAAG GTGCTCGTATGGTGCGTGAGCTGTTCGTGATGGCGAGAGAGCACGCTCCTTCCATCATCTTCATGGACGAGATTGACTCCATCGGCTCATCTCGTCTGGAGGGAGGCTCAGGTGGGGACAGCGAGGTGCAGAGGACAATGTTAGAGCTGCTCAATCAGCTGGACGGCTTTGAGGCAACCAAGAATATCAAG GTCATTATGGCTACCAACCGTATTGACATTTTGGACTCAGCTCTGCTCAGGCCAGGCAGGATTGACAGGAAGATTGAATTTCCGCCTCCCAATGAAGAG GCCCGCCTTGACATCCTGAAGATCCACTCCAGAAAGATGAATTTGACTCGTGGCATTAACCTGAGGAAGATTGCAGAGTTGATGCCTGGAGCTTCTGGTGCTGAGGTTAAG ggTGTGTGCACAGAAGCAGGGATGTATGCTCTGAGAGAACGGAGAGTTCACGTCACTCAGGAGGACTTTGAGATGGCTGTCGCAAAG GTGATGCAGAAAGACAGCGAGAAGAACATGTCCATCAAGAAGCTGTGGAAGTAA
- the psmc5 gene encoding 26S proteasome regulatory subunit 8 isoform X2 yields the protein MEVDGIDHMEMGDSKGGSGLRQYYLSKIEELQLTVNEKSQNLRRLQAQRNELNAKVRLLREELQLLQEQGSYVGEVVRVMDKKKVLVKVHPEGKFVVDVDKNIDINDVTPNCRVALRNDSYTLHKILPNKVDPLVSLMMVEKVPDSTYEMIGGLDKQIKEIKEVIELPVKHPELFEALGIAQPKGVLLYGPPGTGKTLLARAVAHHTDCTFIRVSGSELVQKFIGEGARMVRELFVMAREHAPSIIFMDEIDSIGSSRLEGGSGGDSEVQRTMLELLNQLDGFEATKNIKVIMATNRIDILDSALLRPGRIDRKIEFPPPNEEARLDILKIHSRKMNLTRGINLRKIAELMPGASGAEVKGVCTEAGMYALRERRVHVTQEDFEMAVAKVMQKDSEKNMSIKKLWK from the exons ATGGAGGTGGACGGAATTGACCAT ATGGAGATGGGGGACAGTAAAGGTGGATCAGGTCTTCGGCAGTACTACTTATCTAAAATAGAAGAGTTGCAG TTGACAGTGAACGAAAAGAGCCAGAACCTCAGACGGCTGCAGGCACAGAGAAATGAGCTCAATGCCAAAG tgCGTCTCCTTCGTGAGGAGTTGCAGTTATTACAGGAACAGGGATCCTATGTGGGAGAAGTGGTGAGGGTTATGGACAAAAAGAAAGTGCTGGTCAAG GTGCACCCAGAAGGAAAATTTGTTGTGGATGTGGACAAGAACATTGACATCAATGAT GTGACTCCAAATTGTCGTGTAGCTCTCCGTAATGACAGCTACACCCTGCACAAGATCCTGCCTAACAAGGTGGACCCTCTGGTATCACTCATGATGGTGGAGAAGGTGCCGGACTCCACCTATGAAATGATTGGTGGCCTGGATAAGCAGATCAAGGAGATCAAAGAAGTGATCGAGCTGCCCGTCAAACACCCCGAGCTGTTCGAGGCTTTAGGCATCGCCCAGCCCAAG GGTGTGCTGCTCTATGGTCCCCCAGGTACAGGGAAGACCCTGCTGGCCAGAGCTGTGGCCCACCACACTGATTGCACCTTCATCAGGGTGTCTGGATCAGAGCTGGTCCAGAAATTTATCGGAGAAG GTGCTCGTATGGTGCGTGAGCTGTTCGTGATGGCGAGAGAGCACGCTCCTTCCATCATCTTCATGGACGAGATTGACTCCATCGGCTCATCTCGTCTGGAGGGAGGCTCAGGTGGGGACAGCGAGGTGCAGAGGACAATGTTAGAGCTGCTCAATCAGCTGGACGGCTTTGAGGCAACCAAGAATATCAAG GTCATTATGGCTACCAACCGTATTGACATTTTGGACTCAGCTCTGCTCAGGCCAGGCAGGATTGACAGGAAGATTGAATTTCCGCCTCCCAATGAAGAG GCCCGCCTTGACATCCTGAAGATCCACTCCAGAAAGATGAATTTGACTCGTGGCATTAACCTGAGGAAGATTGCAGAGTTGATGCCTGGAGCTTCTGGTGCTGAGGTTAAG ggTGTGTGCACAGAAGCAGGGATGTATGCTCTGAGAGAACGGAGAGTTCACGTCACTCAGGAGGACTTTGAGATGGCTGTCGCAAAG GTGATGCAGAAAGACAGCGAGAAGAACATGTCCATCAAGAAGCTGTGGAAGTAA
- the psmc5 gene encoding 26S proteasome regulatory subunit 8 isoform X1, which produces MEVDGIDHQMEMGDSKGGSGLRQYYLSKIEELQLTVNEKSQNLRRLQAQRNELNAKVRLLREELQLLQEQGSYVGEVVRVMDKKKVLVKVHPEGKFVVDVDKNIDINDVTPNCRVALRNDSYTLHKILPNKVDPLVSLMMVEKVPDSTYEMIGGLDKQIKEIKEVIELPVKHPELFEALGIAQPKGVLLYGPPGTGKTLLARAVAHHTDCTFIRVSGSELVQKFIGEGARMVRELFVMAREHAPSIIFMDEIDSIGSSRLEGGSGGDSEVQRTMLELLNQLDGFEATKNIKVIMATNRIDILDSALLRPGRIDRKIEFPPPNEEARLDILKIHSRKMNLTRGINLRKIAELMPGASGAEVKGVCTEAGMYALRERRVHVTQEDFEMAVAKVMQKDSEKNMSIKKLWK; this is translated from the exons ATGGAGGTGGACGGAATTGACCAT CAGATGGAGATGGGGGACAGTAAAGGTGGATCAGGTCTTCGGCAGTACTACTTATCTAAAATAGAAGAGTTGCAG TTGACAGTGAACGAAAAGAGCCAGAACCTCAGACGGCTGCAGGCACAGAGAAATGAGCTCAATGCCAAAG tgCGTCTCCTTCGTGAGGAGTTGCAGTTATTACAGGAACAGGGATCCTATGTGGGAGAAGTGGTGAGGGTTATGGACAAAAAGAAAGTGCTGGTCAAG GTGCACCCAGAAGGAAAATTTGTTGTGGATGTGGACAAGAACATTGACATCAATGAT GTGACTCCAAATTGTCGTGTAGCTCTCCGTAATGACAGCTACACCCTGCACAAGATCCTGCCTAACAAGGTGGACCCTCTGGTATCACTCATGATGGTGGAGAAGGTGCCGGACTCCACCTATGAAATGATTGGTGGCCTGGATAAGCAGATCAAGGAGATCAAAGAAGTGATCGAGCTGCCCGTCAAACACCCCGAGCTGTTCGAGGCTTTAGGCATCGCCCAGCCCAAG GGTGTGCTGCTCTATGGTCCCCCAGGTACAGGGAAGACCCTGCTGGCCAGAGCTGTGGCCCACCACACTGATTGCACCTTCATCAGGGTGTCTGGATCAGAGCTGGTCCAGAAATTTATCGGAGAAG GTGCTCGTATGGTGCGTGAGCTGTTCGTGATGGCGAGAGAGCACGCTCCTTCCATCATCTTCATGGACGAGATTGACTCCATCGGCTCATCTCGTCTGGAGGGAGGCTCAGGTGGGGACAGCGAGGTGCAGAGGACAATGTTAGAGCTGCTCAATCAGCTGGACGGCTTTGAGGCAACCAAGAATATCAAG GTCATTATGGCTACCAACCGTATTGACATTTTGGACTCAGCTCTGCTCAGGCCAGGCAGGATTGACAGGAAGATTGAATTTCCGCCTCCCAATGAAGAG GCCCGCCTTGACATCCTGAAGATCCACTCCAGAAAGATGAATTTGACTCGTGGCATTAACCTGAGGAAGATTGCAGAGTTGATGCCTGGAGCTTCTGGTGCTGAGGTTAAG ggTGTGTGCACAGAAGCAGGGATGTATGCTCTGAGAGAACGGAGAGTTCACGTCACTCAGGAGGACTTTGAGATGGCTGTCGCAAAG GTGATGCAGAAAGACAGCGAGAAGAACATGTCCATCAAGAAGCTGTGGAAGTAA